TAATTTCAGGGATTTTCCCGAAAAGGTAAAAGAGCTTGAACACCTTAAGGATAAAAAAGTACTGACTTACTGTACTGGTGGTATCAAATGTGAAAAAGCATCTGCTTTCCTATTAGAGCAAGGCTTCAAAGATGTCTATCAGCTCCATGGCGGCATCATCAAATATGGATTAGAAGCCGGCGGGGAAGATTTTGAAGGAAAGTGTTATGTGTTTGACAACAGAATTGCCGTAGATGTCAATAAGGTAAACCCGACTGTTATTTCAACCTGCCATGTGTGTGGTACAACTTGCGACAGGATGGTCAACTGTGCCAACCCAACCTGTAATGCCCACCTTCCGATCTGTGAAAAATGCGGCTGGGAAATGGAAGGAGCCTGCTCTTCGGAATGCAAAGAGCACCCTAAAAAAAGGCCATATGATGGTACAGGATACTATCAAAAAAACACTAACGGATACAATCCTTACAAGGGTCTTTTCAGAAGACAGGATAAGGAAAAAGTAAAAAATATCATCCATGAAGAAAAGGATTCCAGAGTCAGAGCTGATCATTAATCCGGACGGAAGCATTTATCATCTCAACCTGAAGCCAGAGCACCTGGCTTCAACTGTTATTGCCGTAGGGGATCCGGAAAGGGTTCAAAAAGTCTCCCAATATTTCGACAGCATAGAATTCAAAATTTCTAAAAGGGAATTTGTCACCCATACCGGATACTATAAAGGAAAAAGAATCACCGCCATCAGTACGGGAATGGGGACGGATAATATTGAAATCTTCATGACAGAGCTGGACGCACTGGTGAATGTTGATTTCAAAACACGTTTACCCAAAGATGAACACACTTGCTTAGACATTATCCGCATAGGAACCTCAGGAAGTATGCGGAGAGAAATCCCAGCAGGTTCACTGCTGGCTTCAGCTTACGGCATTGGACTGGACACTTTGATGGCTTTTTACAAAACTGAATACAGCTCTCTCGAGGAAAGGGTCAGTAAAGCCATCCAAAAAGAACTGGACTTATCATTCCGCCCTTACTGTATTCAGGGCTCCCAAAAACTGCTGGAGCAAGTGGGTAAAGGATTGATTATTGGAAACACGGTAACCTGTCCTGGTTTCTTTGGCCCACAGGGAAGAGAAGTAAGGGTCAAACCGGCTATTCCTGATATCATCGAAAAATTGGGTACTATTGAAG
This Cecembia calidifontis DNA region includes the following protein-coding sequences:
- a CDS encoding rhodanese-related sulfurtransferase; translation: MENNNYSILLYYCYAQIEDPEAYREEHHLFCIENNIRGRIIISPEGLNGTVSGLKEDCEKYMAYVHSDPRFAKTEFKIESHDKHAFAKIHVRVKPEIVHSSLRHIDPNVKTGKHLEPEEFKALKDQEDVVILDVRSNYEHELGRFKNAITLDIDNFRDFPEKVKELEHLKDKKVLTYCTGGIKCEKASAFLLEQGFKDVYQLHGGIIKYGLEAGGEDFEGKCYVFDNRIAVDVNKVNPTVISTCHVCGTTCDRMVNCANPTCNAHLPICEKCGWEMEGACSSECKEHPKKRPYDGTGYYQKNTNGYNPYKGLFRRQDKEKVKNIIHEEKDSRVRADH
- a CDS encoding nucleoside phosphorylase is translated as MKKRIPESELIINPDGSIYHLNLKPEHLASTVIAVGDPERVQKVSQYFDSIEFKISKREFVTHTGYYKGKRITAISTGMGTDNIEIFMTELDALVNVDFKTRLPKDEHTCLDIIRIGTSGSMRREIPAGSLLASAYGIGLDTLMAFYKTEYSSLEERVSKAIQKELDLSFRPYCIQGSQKLLEQVGKGLIIGNTVTCPGFFGPQGREVRVKPAIPDIIEKLGTIEVEGFQLTNFEMETAGYYAMGRLLGHEVMSLNAIIANRITHEFSNDAYGIVDRLIQQTLENIVGT